GGAGGCTGAGAATGAGGGACTTGACAGGGCTACTGTTGATAAGATACTGAGTATACTTAAGAGCAATGGGGAAATATACATGCCTAAGCAGGGTTACGTTAAGAGGACTGTTTAATTACTCAGCCGGTACGTGAATACTTCACTCCTCCGCCACGAGGGCTCTCATCACTGTAGGTGAACCCCAGGGGTCCTTTAAAACTACTCAGCTTAAGTTCGCATTAAGTACGATTATAGGAACCTAGGGCCATAAGCGCTGAGTGTACTTTACCATTATAGAACCTTGTCTTAACACCATTAATCCTCAGTACTGCATCAACCTTATCACTACTTAGCTTCAATGGATTAGTACCCTTTGTTGCCAGAATGAAACTTTCAGCGTACATGAACGATGGTACCCAGACCTGGTACTCTGTAACTAATGGGAACGTTAACTTAACCATATCATAAACAAGCCCGTATTCCTTAGGGAATAGGAAACTTGAACCAGCCTGCACAATTAAAGCACCATGCTCATTAAGCATACTGTAAATACCCCTAATTACGTTAGTTGAGTAAACCCTAGTACCTATCTCTGACCCATATGGGTCTGTTAAATCCATTATAACCACGTCGAACCTCTCCCCAATGGCCGCAGCGTCCCTAACGTAATCCACCGCATCCTGGTAAACTTCTTTAACCCTTGGGTCCTTAAATGAATCATTGTGAAACTCCCTAAGGTACTCCTTAACGTACTTAATTAACTCATAATCTATATCCACTGTAACAACCTCCTTAACACTACTGTACTTAACAACCTCCCTTAATGCAGCACCCTCACCAGTACCCAATATCAGTACCCTTTCAGGGTTACCGACAGTCACCATGGCTGGGTGAACAAGTGACTCGTGGTAAATATGCTCATCAGCCTGAGCTGACTGTAGGATACCATCCAAGAAGAGTGCTTTACCGAAATCCTCAAGTTCAGCAATGAGGACATGCTGATACTTAGTCTTCTCATTAACTAAAATCCTCCTAACACTCATGTAAGCCCAGGTGTGTGGTGCAACGTACTGGACACATTGAAGTGGGGTACGTATCACGTATCCGTTACTCATGGGTTTAAGGTGCGTCAGTGGGTTTATTACTATACCTAAAGCTCCATGATCTATACCACAGTTAACCTCCATGTTAAACCCTAAACTACCAGTTAGTTCACCGTCTCCTACTTAACTTAGCCAGTATCATTAATGTTATCAAGAATTCAACGGTGGAGATGAGGAACATTATTAAGGATGGTAACACG
This genomic stretch from Caldivirga sp. harbors:
- a CDS encoding spermidine synthase — protein: MSNGYVIRTPLQCVQYVAPHTWAYMSVRRILVNEKTKYQHVLIAELEDFGKALFLDGILQSAQADEHIYHESLVHPAMVTVGNPERVLILGTGEGAALREVVKYSSVKEVVTVDIDYELIKYVKEYLREFHNDSFKDPRVKEVYQDAVDYVRDAAAIGERFDVVIMDLTDPYGSEIGTRVYSTNVIRGIYSMLNEHGALIVQAGSSFLFPKEYGLVYDMVKLTFPLVTEYQVWVPSFMYAESFILATKGTNPLKLSSDKVDAVLRINGVKTRFYNGKVHSALMALGSYNRT